A region from the Riemerella anatipestifer genome encodes:
- a CDS encoding superoxide dismutase family protein, translating to MKKLSLLLGSVLALTSCVTSKTYTIQSKSNTNTKGTATFTQKAKTVTLNIDVHNLTPGKHAIHIHEFGDCSAKDGSSAGGHWNPTGHHHGKWDTEHFHMGDIGNLNADKNGHATLTFSTDKWCLGCKDETKNLYNKSIIIHAGEDDYRTQPTGNAGGRVGCVEIKE from the coding sequence ATGAAAAAACTAAGTTTGTTATTAGGAAGTGTTTTAGCTCTAACCTCTTGTGTTACAAGTAAAACCTATACCATACAATCTAAAAGTAATACCAATACAAAAGGTACAGCTACTTTTACCCAAAAAGCTAAAACAGTTACTTTGAATATAGATGTTCACAACCTAACGCCTGGTAAACACGCCATTCATATTCACGAGTTTGGAGATTGCTCAGCTAAAGATGGTTCTTCTGCTGGTGGACACTGGAACCCTACAGGACACCACCATGGGAAGTGGGATACCGAACATTTCCACATGGGAGATATAGGAAACCTCAATGCCGATAAAAACGGTCACGCAACGCTTACATTTAGCACAGATAAATGGTGTTTGGGCTGTAAAGACGAAACTAAAAACCTTTACAATAAATCTATTATCATCCACGCTGGAGAAGACGATTACCGTACTCAACCCACAGGTAATGCAGGTGGAAGAGTGGGCTGTGTAGAGATAAAGGAATAA
- a CDS encoding nucleoside deaminase, which yields MFTDEYFMRMAFQEALNAFEKDEVPVGCVIVHNERVIARGYNLTETLNDVTAHAEMQSITSAANALGGKYLKDCTMYVTLEPCTMCAGALFWSQISRVVIGARDEHRGFLNQNINLHPKTQITIGIMEDDCRNLVKEFFKSKR from the coding sequence ATGTTTACAGACGAATACTTTATGCGAATGGCCTTTCAGGAGGCTCTAAATGCGTTTGAAAAAGACGAAGTGCCTGTGGGCTGTGTAATTGTACACAATGAGAGAGTAATTGCTAGAGGTTACAATCTTACAGAAACTCTAAACGATGTTACTGCCCATGCAGAAATGCAGTCTATAACTTCTGCGGCTAACGCTCTGGGAGGTAAATATCTTAAAGACTGTACTATGTATGTTACACTAGAACCTTGTACTATGTGTGCGGGAGCTTTATTTTGGTCTCAAATTTCTAGAGTGGTTATAGGTGCTAGAGATGAGCATAGAGGTTTTCTAAATCAAAACATCAACCTTCATCCTAAAACCCAAATTACCATTGGTATTATGGAAGACGATTGCCGTAATCTAGTAAAAGAGTTTTTTAAATCTAAGAGGTAA
- the msrB gene encoding peptide-methionine (R)-S-oxide reductase MsrB codes for MKSIIISLVGIFSLLQCLPKNSNMEKPQSIKHNPYYSHTDSTPVKLSNEEWHKVLSSELYSIAREAATERPFTGIYNDFDKKGNYYCAACGNHLFKSDYKFASSCGWPSFFEVNKEGVIYKRDSSHGMERTEVLCKRCEAHLGHVFNDGPPPTGIRYCMNSISLDFVPEGE; via the coding sequence ATGAAATCAATAATTATCTCATTAGTAGGGATTTTTTCTTTACTACAATGTTTACCCAAAAACTCTAATATGGAAAAGCCACAATCTATAAAGCATAATCCTTACTATTCTCATACAGACTCTACTCCAGTAAAGTTGTCCAATGAAGAATGGCATAAGGTACTTTCGTCAGAGCTTTATTCTATTGCTAGAGAAGCTGCAACAGAAAGACCTTTTACAGGTATATATAACGACTTTGATAAAAAGGGAAACTACTATTGTGCAGCTTGTGGCAACCATTTGTTTAAGTCAGACTATAAGTTTGCCTCCTCCTGCGGCTGGCCAAGTTTCTTTGAAGTGAATAAAGAAGGGGTTATCTACAAAAGAGATTCTTCTCACGGTATGGAGCGTACCGAAGTTTTATGCAAGAGATGTGAAGCTCATTTAGGGCATGTATTTAATGATGGACCTCCGCCCACAGGCATACGCTATTGTATGAATTCTATAAGTTTAGATTTTGTTCCTGAGGGAGAATAA
- a CDS encoding WD40/YVTN/BNR-like repeat-containing protein yields the protein MFRYLFSIFLCLVGILKAQNDEIPAFYKEMQKSKPNVFVVDSLYDIYRANTSLDFDAETLEEIKKMKASNPNKVQKSPWLSNARQESSPIKKEFRSEYEKEYLEWRREIQPYINEKGYIDYPSTQELNQTFSQRPKTPLLRRVLRSFGIAASSTSSNIYDSSEIPYHATFSGWHYYGPVQLLSNTGQNNVVSQANVRAFAQSPTNPNHTVCAVESGTVYISHNKGKMWHLATKGYDIKEISALSFSASDEKVIFVGGAHGLYISRDGGVTWTILTNFNNLTRYAGIGNNVSKIISVATDGNAINDNVLMATNRGIVKLKQTGSGSSVSYQYEVKLPLCVTDIVKRPNSDNEFYAVAYDAATNFMYFYKSTDGGETWVKKGTEGKGWYEPATKMANVWGARLAITPADDQVVYAYIIANQTSRDNGYWGVYRSNDAGENWTLPNPNGPGAGTRGYNNSNNINLATFPFQPTGSYTQGFYNCAIIASPTNANTIIVGGLNAYISRDGGQTFKYFGGYWGPKSLHPDMQTFYQQTNADGSVDTWLTTDGGINYSNDFFETMDEVRTFGLGGDYWGFDLGEYNTNMGGGMYHNGDSYHVSTYGKGVFKHLGGGESSTGYVLPGNDERHFFFSDFSGIIASPEVNTSYSPAYKLDPIPSEPYAGRGLPYYTQRDHNGNMYYFTQTKEEKVLGKFNLQVYNYKDNKVYLLKEMTTSKDTAPQQYMVSFSNPLYQYLIVNNKLYASTDGGKNWEEKTTPFANNMSLAIVDNDPKTIYVLRTYTTGNNVLKVSNDGGSTFQNIDNPNTNRNYKHILNVRGTDVIFLFGNNQSKVHYYIDGTWKEYSEDLPFNLNILEPKIQYRTGEFFMATSGSGIWTRKLPDDVLAKMNVVKINIESPKKTTVVKDFVFEPNNISLYYGKTIVSRQWEFPGAAQVNNAETDKPSVVYNKYGKFGVKLTLTDSEGQNYTQTFPDFFTVYPYCACDAPNVMKELIGNISVWVDADRTNMQNQTVTDRVTGEVYSLVNTAGMSLEKTPDLHNGKPVLSFKANNSYIDLGKTYEGKTFFVVSKLNPNANNAFNFLLGDNGSADFHSNGRLGSIFSSAYMSDRQRFNSANNGRTQINGINRNFFNTNFYTDKLSVYAMRVADGKTGARVRYISKDRGFSDRTWRGEVAEVIVFDKSLTDEEMAQVNDYLMTKYALNTEVQDLPSSIPGLIARINADGADLNNKVVLDYAAKSAYDIINPSAFEIKNSGNNNQKIINIKSDYSDAHIQLNTTYEGKTFFVVSKLHADTKSNFSFILGSDATDFHSGGRLGPILSSSFMRDSELFFPLDDGLTMINNQPASYFSTNFNTSQLTLYTLRVANGKPAAKVSKVSKDRNDTKRVWQGEIGEVLIYDRQLSDEEVQQVNTYLMQKFGL from the coding sequence ATGTTTAGATATTTATTTTCTATCTTTCTATGTTTGGTAGGAATCTTAAAAGCACAAAATGATGAAATTCCTGCATTTTACAAAGAAATGCAGAAAAGCAAACCTAATGTATTCGTTGTAGATTCCTTATATGATATTTATAGAGCAAATACCTCTTTAGACTTTGATGCTGAGACCTTGGAAGAAATCAAAAAAATGAAAGCTTCCAATCCAAATAAAGTACAAAAATCACCTTGGTTATCTAACGCTAGACAAGAGAGTAGTCCTATCAAAAAAGAATTCCGTAGTGAATATGAAAAAGAATACCTCGAGTGGCGTAGAGAGATACAACCTTACATCAATGAGAAGGGTTATATAGACTATCCTTCCACTCAAGAGCTTAACCAAACTTTTTCACAAAGACCTAAAACACCTTTACTAAGAAGAGTTTTAAGGAGTTTTGGTATAGCAGCTAGTAGTACCTCATCTAATATCTATGACAGTTCTGAAATACCTTATCACGCCACTTTTTCGGGGTGGCACTACTATGGTCCCGTTCAGTTGCTTTCTAATACGGGGCAGAACAATGTGGTCAGCCAAGCCAATGTAAGAGCCTTTGCCCAATCGCCCACCAATCCCAACCATACTGTGTGTGCAGTAGAAAGTGGCACGGTCTATATTTCTCACAACAAGGGCAAAATGTGGCACTTAGCCACTAAAGGCTACGATATTAAGGAAATTAGCGCCCTAAGTTTTTCGGCTTCGGACGAGAAGGTCATTTTTGTAGGAGGGGCTCACGGGCTCTATATCTCACGGGACGGCGGCGTTACTTGGACGATTCTTACCAACTTTAATAATCTAACCCGATATGCAGGCATAGGGAATAATGTGTCTAAAATCATTAGTGTTGCTACCGATGGTAACGCCATAAATGACAATGTCCTAATGGCAACCAACCGAGGGATTGTAAAACTAAAACAAACGGGAAGCGGCTCGTCGGTAAGCTACCAGTACGAAGTAAAACTTCCGCTTTGTGTTACGGATATTGTTAAACGCCCTAACTCCGATAATGAGTTTTATGCAGTAGCCTATGATGCTGCCACCAATTTTATGTATTTCTACAAGTCCACCGACGGCGGCGAAACTTGGGTGAAAAAAGGTACCGAAGGAAAAGGTTGGTACGAACCTGCTACAAAAATGGCTAATGTTTGGGGTGCAAGACTTGCCATAACCCCCGCTGATGACCAAGTGGTGTATGCGTACATTATTGCCAACCAAACCTCAAGAGATAATGGGTATTGGGGCGTGTACCGAAGCAATGATGCAGGGGAAAATTGGACGCTCCCTAACCCTAACGGTCCCGGAGCAGGAACAAGAGGCTACAACAACTCCAACAATATCAACTTAGCCACTTTCCCTTTCCAGCCTACGGGAAGCTACACGCAAGGGTTTTACAACTGTGCCATCATTGCCTCACCAACTAATGCCAATACCATTATCGTGGGAGGGCTTAATGCCTATATTTCGAGAGATGGTGGGCAAACGTTTAAATATTTCGGAGGCTATTGGGGACCTAAGTCGTTGCACCCCGATATGCAGACCTTTTATCAGCAGACCAACGCCGATGGTAGCGTGGATACTTGGCTCACTACCGATGGAGGCATCAACTACTCCAACGATTTCTTTGAAACAATGGACGAAGTCCGAACTTTCGGACTGGGAGGCGACTATTGGGGCTTTGACCTTGGAGAGTATAATACCAATATGGGAGGCGGTATGTACCACAACGGCGACAGCTATCATGTGTCTACCTACGGTAAAGGCGTATTCAAGCACTTAGGCGGTGGCGAAAGTTCTACGGGGTATGTTCTTCCGGGTAATGACGAAAGGCATTTCTTCTTTTCGGATTTCTCGGGCATCATTGCTTCGCCCGAAGTTAATACCTCTTACTCTCCAGCGTATAAGTTAGACCCAATCCCTTCGGAACCCTATGCGGGAAGAGGGCTCCCTTACTATACCCAAAGAGATCACAACGGGAATATGTATTATTTTACGCAGACCAAAGAAGAAAAGGTTTTGGGTAAATTCAACTTACAAGTTTACAATTATAAGGATAATAAAGTGTATCTGTTAAAGGAAATGACTACCTCGAAAGACACTGCCCCACAGCAGTATATGGTGTCTTTCTCTAATCCTTTGTATCAGTATTTAATAGTGAATAACAAGTTGTATGCTTCTACCGACGGAGGAAAAAATTGGGAAGAAAAAACAACGCCTTTTGCCAATAATATGAGTTTGGCGATTGTGGATAACGACCCCAAAACCATTTATGTGTTGAGAACCTACACTACAGGAAACAATGTTTTAAAAGTGAGTAATGATGGCGGAAGCACCTTTCAAAATATTGATAACCCCAATACTAACCGTAATTACAAGCATATCCTAAATGTAAGGGGAACCGATGTGATTTTTCTTTTCGGAAATAACCAGTCCAAAGTGCATTATTATATTGATGGTACTTGGAAAGAATACAGTGAGGATTTGCCTTTTAACCTCAACATCTTGGAACCCAAAATCCAATACCGTACGGGCGAATTTTTTATGGCGACCAGCGGAAGCGGGATTTGGACCAGAAAACTCCCTGATGATGTTTTAGCTAAAATGAACGTGGTTAAAATCAACATCGAATCGCCGAAGAAAACCACCGTGGTTAAAGATTTTGTTTTTGAACCAAATAATATTTCACTGTATTACGGTAAAACGATTGTGAGCCGCCAGTGGGAATTCCCCGGAGCAGCACAAGTAAACAATGCCGAAACCGATAAGCCTTCCGTGGTCTATAATAAATACGGAAAGTTTGGCGTAAAACTAACTTTAACCGATAGCGAAGGGCAAAACTATACCCAGACCTTCCCCGATTTTTTCACGGTGTACCCTTACTGTGCTTGTGATGCTCCAAATGTGATGAAGGAGCTTATTGGCAATATATCCGTATGGGTAGATGCCGATAGAACTAATATGCAAAACCAAACCGTAACCGACCGAGTAACGGGCGAAGTGTATAGCCTCGTTAATACCGCTGGAATGAGTTTGGAAAAAACACCCGACCTCCACAACGGAAAGCCAGTACTAAGTTTTAAAGCCAATAACAGCTATATTGATTTAGGGAAAACCTACGAAGGCAAAACCTTTTTTGTGGTTTCCAAGCTCAACCCGAATGCCAATAATGCTTTCAACTTCCTATTAGGGGATAATGGAAGCGCTGATTTTCATAGCAATGGACGATTGGGCAGCATCTTTAGTTCAGCCTATATGTCCGACAGACAGCGGTTCAATTCTGCTAATAACGGAAGAACCCAAATCAACGGGATTAACCGAAATTTTTTCAACACCAATTTTTATACGGATAAGCTCTCCGTGTACGCTATGCGTGTGGCCGATGGCAAAACCGGAGCAAGGGTAAGATACATTTCCAAAGACCGAGGATTTTCTGATCGTACTTGGAGAGGCGAAGTCGCCGAGGTGATTGTTTTCGATAAATCCCTTACCGATGAGGAAATGGCACAAGTGAACGATTATCTTATGACCAAGTATGCCTTGAATACCGAGGTCCAAGACCTTCCGTCTTCCATACCAGGGCTCATTGCCCGCATAAATGCCGACGGAGCAGACCTTAACAATAAAGTCGTATTGGACTATGCTGCAAAATCGGCTTATGATATCATCAATCCCTCCGCTTTTGAAATCAAAAATTCGGGGAACAATAACCAAAAGATAATCAACATAAAATCGGATTACAGCGATGCGCATATTCAGCTTAACACCACCTATGAAGGCAAAACCTTTTTTGTGGTTTCCAAGCTCCATGCGGATACCAAAAGCAACTTTAGCTTTATTTTGGGAAGCGATGCCACCGATTTTCATAGTGGCGGAAGATTAGGTCCTATATTATCTTCTTCCTTTATGAGAGATAGTGAATTGTTTTTTCCACTTGATGATGGACTTACCATGATTAACAACCAACCGGCCAGCTACTTCTCCACCAATTTCAATACCTCCCAACTCACCCTTTATACCCTTAGGGTGGCGAATGGAAAACCCGCCGCCAAAGTGAGTAAAGTCTCCAAAGACCGCAACGACACCAAGCGGGTTTGGCAAGGTGAAATCGGAGAAGTGCTCATCTACGACCGACAGCTAAGCGATGAGGAAGTCCAGCAAGTCAATACTTACCTTATGCAGAAGTTTGGCTTATAA